AGCAAACATAACAACTATGAAAAAAACATTGACCATCCTGATCGCTTTCATCGCCATCATTACAACATCGTGTACCAAAAAATATGAGGTTACACCCAATCAAACCATCCTGACTACAGTGCCACCCAACGCATGGAAAACAACAGACGGCGGCAAGACTTATTCTGCCACTGTTAACATGCCAGAGATTGACGGCTATTTCAATCAGAACGGAGCTGTGCTGGTTTATGGTAACTTTGGTAATAACACCTGGGAGCAGTTTCCTGAGGTTTATCAGGGTGTGGCGTATAGCTTTTCGCACACCATAGGGTCATTAGAGATTGATATCCAAAACTCAAATGGTACCAGCACCATTACGGCGCCAACAGCCGCGTTTGGTTTGAAGGTGGTTTTGGTAGATTCTCAGTAACCGGCAAACACGTTAAAGCAAAGGGGCAGGTAAGATATTACCTGCCCCTTTGCTTTATAGAATTAATCCTCGCGGCGGGAGGTTTCTGGTTGATGGATGTGTTCGAGTACGCCATATTCATTAACGGCATATTCAGAAAGTTCAATATCCGTGTGTTTGATAACAACTACAGCTTTTTTCTTTGGTTTGATGGATGCGAACAGGGGGGCAATCAGTAAGGCAAGTAGCCCTGAAATTTCAATAAATACAAGTTTCATTACGGCAGAATTAAAATGAGTACCAGATTTGGTTTTAATTGAGCTTGCTGTGGTGCACGGCTATACAGGGCCGCATTTAGCAGATAGAAATGAAACGATTGCTGCAAATATAAAGCATTTTTATACACGCATAAAAAAAGAGCGGCAAAGTTTTTAACACTTTGCCGCTCTCTTATCTTTTGAGGTTGATGCCTGCTAAAATGGTATCAGGCGCGCATGTTAATGTATTGCAGTGGTTGGCCAAAATCGTCTTTACGGCACACGGCTATCACGGCCTGCAGATCATCAATCTTTTTGCCTTGTACACGCACCTGGTCGTCCATAATAGATGCCTGTACTTTCAGTCCGCTGTCTTTAATGGCTTTAACTATCTTTTTGGCAACTTCTTTATCAATACCTTCTTTCACTTTGATCTCTTTACGGATCATGTTGCCCGATGCATAGTGCTCTTTGCCAAAGTCAAGCGCGTTGGCATCCAGGCCTTGCTTAACCATACGGCTGATGATAGAATCGGTAATGGCTTTAAGGCGCATATCGTTTTCAGTCACGATGGTCAGCTCGTTGGTTTTTTTATCCAGGTCAACCGTGCTTTTTGAGTCGTTAAAATCAAAACGGTTCAGTATTTCTTTCTTGGCGTTGTTGATGGCATTGTCCAGCGTTTGGCCGTCAATTTTACTTACAATATCAAATGAGGGCATAATTTCAGGTTTTGTGTGTTTGCAAAGGTAGTTGATTAAGTTGGATTATGTGAATAGTTGATTAAGTGAGTAGTTACAGATTCAATTGATCAAAATAATGTCAACTACTCACTTCAATCAACACAATCAACCACTCACAAATGTTAAAGAAACCATTAACTTAATATTATCTTAACAAATAAATTGGCAGTTTTGTCCATGGGCATTGCGCCCGATACTTTTCGTCTATGCCTCATCAACGCTTACCTCTAATTAACAGGGAGATTAGTTGGCTCTATTTTAATGACCGTGTGCTGCAGGAAGCGGCCGACCCCACTGTGCCTTTAATTGACCGTGTG
This region of Mucilaginibacter yixingensis genomic DNA includes:
- a CDS encoding YajQ family cyclic di-GMP-binding protein translates to MPSFDIVSKIDGQTLDNAINNAKKEILNRFDFNDSKSTVDLDKKTNELTIVTENDMRLKAITDSIISRMVKQGLDANALDFGKEHYASGNMIRKEIKVKEGIDKEVAKKIVKAIKDSGLKVQASIMDDQVRVQGKKIDDLQAVIAVCRKDDFGQPLQYINMRA